A genomic segment from Propioniciclava sp. MC1595 encodes:
- a CDS encoding NAD-glutamate dehydrogenase, producing the protein MSSVVGTSEYLAQVAGDLAQITTTPDPEAFVGAYLGQHVVGDDGSVPVGRAGRQAAAHLDLGRTRHRGEDLVALSTPSEKADGWSAGGSTLLQVVTDDRPFIVDTVSTALTELGWSIRAVRHPILVVRRDAHGVLAGVAPHGTPGGGEPESWMTVEAYPPLGTAAEDLRPATVARVQEGLAASRLAHDDDALMHDRLLDAIHHLEETPQPVVAAWVRRIGDLLRWMADDHFELLGYREYTVDGDTFTPVEGTGLGLLRDAGPDVFDARQITEGPEVMVVTKDSRPSPVHRAGYLDYVAIRDYDRQGRLVGERRFLGLWSSRAYSEPVESIPLVKDKAQWVWEALDVVPSSHSGQLAREAMASLPRDNWFADTVDDLVSLVRRIAGVHEQRHARLLVQRAPHGRFWSCFVYVPRDRYRTITRERITALLKDRLGGESIDFRALVNESSMARLLLIVKRPDGAPEPDLDLAALEAEVVAATLTWDDEFNEVADALPAEERGVEFGEAYESAYTAKQALADLRLANTITSDDDLRFALFKPDRDDDPADLRFKVITKGTMSLSRVMPHLDALGLQVIDERPFSWDLRGDVVNVYDFGFMLPPGQTFDDWQLHDRARFAEAFEASYTGQAHAGQMNRLVMGAGLTWVQVSWLRGIARYLQQAGIPYSQQYVAAALNANPEITAALVAAFESRFDPAQHPNDDARNQDHDLEVGEILRALDAVESLDQDRILRMFVAVMRAIKRTNAFAEDRPALAFKIAPGELDLLPEPRPAHEVFVYSPRVQGVHLRFGSVARGGLRWSDRAEDFRTEVLGLVKAQMVKNTVIVPVGAKGGFVPARLPDPRVDRAAWLAEGTACYEIFISSLLSLTDNLVDGEVVPPPDVVRHDGDDTYLVVAADKGTATFSDTANRIALERGFWLGDAFASGGSVGYDHKGMGITARGAWESVKRHFYEVGVDCQAEDFTCVGIGDMAGDVFGNGMLLSEHTRLVAAFNHMHVFLDPTPDAAASFAERKRLFELPRSTWADYDEDLISAGGGVFPRTAKTIPVTPQVREALGLDAGVKSLTPTEMIRAILLAPVDLLWNGGIGTYVKASDETHAEVGDKTNDAVRVDGRDVRARIAGEGGNLGWTQRGRIEFAQAGGRVNTDFIDNSAGVDTSDHEVNIKVLLQPEVAAGRLDPDDRVALLASMTDEVAQLVLTHNVDQNIALSTEQAQDDSMGGAHEAWMRSLEKVGLLDRELESLPSRAEMARRLAEGEGLTRPELAMLLAWTKIHLEALVNDSTLPDDPYLADRLVTYFPRPLRNDQFADALQAHPLKREIVTMVTVNRFVNSQGITAFSRLAHETSSSVAEIVRAQLAARTIFAVARDELAVAEAGVPAEVELQVRVALQQMIERATRWLLHNRRGELDIKGEAAVFTDAVAEVSSSFDRLATAHLREQTEEARAALLAAGVPEDLARTAGQAPYLHLALAVVDLATRLGRPLEVVAEVFFGLAEHLGLDKVADRVNELPRTSRWDTMARAALRDDLTRLHSDLARAVLERSPEATAGADAIEAWVDAAGGVEREAEELVEIASEEATLARMSVALRTIRTLLV; encoded by the coding sequence ATGTCATCCGTCGTCGGGACGTCTGAATACCTCGCGCAGGTCGCCGGAGACCTCGCGCAGATCACCACCACCCCCGACCCCGAGGCGTTCGTGGGCGCCTACCTGGGGCAACACGTGGTCGGCGACGACGGCAGCGTGCCGGTCGGCCGCGCCGGGCGCCAGGCGGCCGCTCACCTCGACCTGGGCCGCACGCGGCACCGGGGCGAGGACCTGGTGGCGCTCTCCACCCCGAGCGAGAAGGCCGACGGGTGGAGCGCGGGCGGCTCGACGCTGCTGCAGGTCGTCACCGACGACCGGCCCTTCATCGTCGACACGGTCTCGACCGCGCTGACCGAGCTGGGCTGGAGCATCCGGGCCGTGCGCCACCCGATCCTGGTGGTCCGGCGCGACGCGCACGGCGTCCTCGCCGGCGTCGCCCCGCACGGCACGCCGGGTGGCGGCGAGCCGGAGTCGTGGATGACGGTCGAGGCCTACCCGCCCTTGGGCACCGCTGCCGAGGACCTGCGACCCGCCACCGTGGCCCGCGTGCAGGAGGGCCTGGCGGCGTCCCGCCTCGCCCACGACGACGACGCCTTGATGCACGACCGCCTCCTGGACGCGATCCACCACCTCGAGGAGACGCCACAGCCCGTGGTGGCCGCGTGGGTGCGCCGGATCGGCGACCTGCTGCGCTGGATGGCCGACGACCACTTCGAGCTGCTCGGCTACCGCGAGTACACCGTCGACGGCGACACCTTCACCCCTGTCGAGGGCACCGGCCTGGGCCTGCTGCGCGATGCCGGCCCCGACGTGTTCGACGCACGGCAGATCACCGAGGGACCCGAGGTGATGGTGGTGACCAAGGACTCCCGGCCCTCGCCGGTGCACCGGGCGGGCTACCTCGATTACGTCGCGATCCGGGACTACGACCGACAGGGCCGCCTCGTGGGGGAGCGCCGGTTCCTGGGCCTGTGGTCCTCCCGTGCCTACTCCGAGCCGGTCGAGTCGATCCCGCTGGTCAAGGACAAGGCCCAGTGGGTCTGGGAGGCCCTGGACGTGGTCCCCTCCTCCCACAGCGGCCAGCTGGCACGCGAGGCGATGGCCTCCCTCCCGCGCGACAACTGGTTCGCCGACACGGTCGACGACCTCGTCTCCCTGGTCCGCCGGATCGCCGGCGTCCACGAGCAGCGGCACGCCCGCCTGCTCGTGCAGCGGGCCCCGCACGGCCGGTTCTGGTCGTGCTTCGTCTACGTGCCCCGCGACCGGTACCGCACCATCACGCGCGAGCGGATCACCGCGCTCCTGAAGGATCGCCTCGGCGGGGAGAGCATCGACTTCCGGGCCCTGGTGAACGAGAGCTCGATGGCCCGGCTCCTGCTCATCGTGAAGCGCCCCGACGGCGCCCCCGAGCCCGACCTCGACCTGGCCGCCCTCGAGGCGGAGGTCGTCGCGGCGACCCTCACCTGGGACGACGAGTTCAACGAGGTCGCCGACGCGCTGCCCGCCGAGGAGCGCGGGGTCGAGTTCGGCGAGGCCTACGAGTCGGCCTACACCGCCAAGCAGGCGCTGGCCGACCTCCGCCTTGCCAACACCATCACCTCCGACGACGACCTGCGGTTCGCGCTGTTCAAGCCCGACCGCGACGACGACCCGGCCGACCTGCGCTTCAAGGTGATCACCAAGGGCACCATGTCGCTGTCGCGCGTCATGCCGCACCTGGACGCCCTGGGCCTGCAGGTGATCGACGAGCGGCCCTTCAGCTGGGACCTGCGCGGCGACGTGGTGAACGTCTACGACTTCGGGTTCATGCTGCCCCCGGGCCAGACGTTCGACGACTGGCAGCTGCACGACCGCGCCCGGTTCGCCGAGGCGTTCGAGGCGTCCTACACCGGCCAGGCGCATGCCGGCCAGATGAACCGCCTCGTGATGGGGGCCGGCCTGACCTGGGTGCAGGTCTCCTGGCTGCGCGGCATCGCCCGCTACCTGCAGCAGGCCGGCATCCCCTACAGCCAGCAGTACGTCGCGGCCGCACTGAACGCCAACCCCGAGATCACCGCGGCGCTCGTGGCTGCCTTCGAGTCGCGGTTCGACCCGGCCCAGCACCCCAACGACGACGCGCGCAACCAGGACCACGACCTCGAGGTCGGCGAGATCCTGCGGGCGCTGGACGCCGTCGAGAGCCTCGACCAGGACCGCATCCTGCGCATGTTCGTCGCCGTCATGCGCGCCATCAAGCGCACCAACGCCTTCGCCGAGGACCGCCCGGCGCTGGCCTTCAAGATCGCCCCCGGCGAGCTGGACCTGCTGCCCGAACCCCGCCCGGCGCACGAGGTGTTCGTGTACAGCCCGCGGGTCCAGGGCGTCCACCTGCGCTTCGGGTCGGTCGCCCGCGGCGGCCTGCGCTGGTCCGACCGTGCGGAGGACTTCCGTACCGAGGTGCTGGGCCTGGTCAAGGCGCAGATGGTGAAGAACACCGTGATCGTGCCCGTGGGCGCCAAGGGCGGCTTCGTGCCGGCCCGCCTGCCCGACCCGCGCGTGGACCGCGCGGCGTGGCTGGCCGAGGGCACCGCCTGCTACGAGATCTTCATCTCCTCGCTGCTCAGCCTGACCGACAACCTGGTCGACGGCGAGGTCGTCCCGCCGCCGGACGTGGTCCGCCACGACGGCGACGACACCTACCTCGTCGTGGCCGCCGACAAGGGCACGGCCACGTTCTCCGACACCGCGAACCGGATCGCGCTCGAGCGCGGGTTCTGGCTGGGGGACGCCTTCGCCTCGGGCGGGTCGGTGGGCTACGACCACAAGGGCATGGGCATCACCGCGCGCGGCGCGTGGGAGTCGGTCAAGCGGCACTTCTACGAGGTCGGCGTCGACTGCCAGGCCGAGGACTTCACCTGCGTCGGCATCGGCGACATGGCCGGCGACGTGTTTGGCAACGGGATGCTGCTCAGCGAGCACACCCGCCTGGTCGCGGCGTTCAACCACATGCACGTGTTCCTCGACCCGACCCCGGACGCCGCCGCCTCCTTCGCCGAGCGCAAGCGGCTGTTCGAGCTACCCCGCTCGACCTGGGCCGACTACGACGAGGACCTGATCTCCGCGGGTGGCGGGGTGTTCCCGCGGACGGCGAAGACCATCCCGGTCACGCCGCAGGTGCGGGAGGCCTTGGGTCTGGACGCCGGCGTGAAGTCCCTGACCCCGACCGAGATGATCCGGGCGATCCTGCTCGCGCCCGTGGACCTGCTCTGGAACGGCGGCATCGGGACCTACGTGAAGGCGTCCGACGAGACGCACGCCGAGGTGGGGGACAAGACCAACGACGCGGTCCGCGTCGACGGGCGGGACGTCCGGGCGCGGATCGCGGGCGAGGGCGGCAACCTGGGCTGGACCCAGCGCGGCCGCATCGAGTTCGCACAGGCCGGCGGCCGGGTCAACACCGACTTCATCGACAACTCCGCCGGCGTGGACACCTCCGACCACGAGGTCAACATCAAGGTGCTGCTGCAGCCCGAGGTCGCCGCCGGACGCCTCGACCCCGACGACCGCGTGGCCCTGCTCGCCTCGATGACCGACGAGGTGGCCCAGCTGGTGCTGACCCACAACGTGGACCAGAACATCGCGCTGTCGACCGAGCAGGCCCAGGACGACTCGATGGGGGGTGCCCACGAGGCGTGGATGCGCTCGCTGGAGAAGGTGGGCCTGCTCGACCGCGAGCTCGAGTCCCTGCCCAGCCGGGCCGAGATGGCCCGGCGGCTCGCCGAGGGGGAGGGCCTCACCCGTCCCGAGCTGGCGATGCTGCTGGCCTGGACCAAGATCCACCTCGAGGCCCTGGTCAACGACTCCACGCTGCCCGACGACCCGTACCTGGCCGACCGGCTGGTGACGTACTTCCCGCGGCCCCTGCGGAACGACCAGTTCGCCGACGCGTTGCAGGCCCACCCGCTGAAGCGCGAGATCGTCACGATGGTGACGGTCAACCGGTTCGTGAACTCCCAGGGCATCACGGCGTTCAGCCGCCTCGCCCACGAGACCAGCTCGAGCGTCGCCGAGATCGTCCGGGCCCAGCTGGCTGCCCGCACGATCTTCGCCGTGGCCCGCGACGAGCTGGCGGTCGCGGAGGCCGGCGTCCCGGCGGAGGTGGAGCTGCAGGTCCGGGTGGCGCTGCAGCAGATGATCGAGCGCGCAACGCGCTGGCTGCTGCACAACCGCCGGGGCGAGCTCGACATCAAGGGCGAGGCAGCCGTCTTCACCGACGCCGTCGCCGAGGTGTCCTCCTCGTTCGACCGGCTCGCCACGGCGCACCTGCGCGAGCAGACCGAGGAGGCGCGTGCGGCGCTGCTCGCCGCGGGCGTGCCGGAGGACCTGGCGCGTACGGCCGGGCAGGCCCCGTACCTGCACCTGGCACTCGCCGTCGTCGACCTCGCGACCAGGCTGGGGCGTCCGCTGGAGGTGGTGGCGGAGGTGTTCTTCGGCCTCGCCGAGCACCTCGGCCTGGACAAGGTCGCCGACCGGGTCAACGAGCTGCCGCGCACGAGCCGGTGGGACACCATGGCGCGCGCGGCCCTGCGCGACGACCTCACCCGCCTGCACTCCGACCTGGCCCGCGCCGTCCTGGAGCGCTCGCCCGAGGCGACGGCGGGCGCCGACGCCATCGAGGCGTGGGTGGACGCCGCCGGGGGCGTCGAGCGCGAGGCGGAGGAACTGGTCGAGATCGCGTCCGAGGAGGCGACGCTCGCCCGGATGTCGGTGGCGCTGCGCACGATCCGGACCCTCTTGGTGTGA
- a CDS encoding DUF2505 domain-containing protein, translated as MQLTSRQEFPAPPADVYAMVTDEAFLRHAAAEMGSPDARVAASGGHTAVEASVEAPPEVRPFVGDRLAIIQEVRWGPAEADGGRSGTFSITVPGKPVTFEGTARLEPTASGSVIDHAGDLSVRIPLLGARIEKEAAPAILEALDAQARVGRAWLTR; from the coding sequence ATGCAGCTCACCAGCCGTCAGGAGTTCCCGGCACCGCCCGCCGACGTGTACGCCATGGTCACCGACGAGGCGTTCCTCCGCCACGCCGCCGCCGAGATGGGGTCGCCCGACGCCCGGGTGGCCGCCTCGGGCGGCCACACCGCGGTGGAGGCCAGCGTCGAGGCGCCGCCGGAGGTGCGCCCGTTCGTCGGGGATCGGCTCGCGATCATCCAGGAGGTCCGCTGGGGCCCGGCCGAGGCCGACGGGGGCCGGTCGGGGACGTTCTCCATCACCGTCCCCGGCAAGCCGGTGACGTTCGAGGGCACCGCCCGGCTGGAGCCCACGGCGTCCGGCAGCGTGATCGACCACGCCGGCGACCTGAGCGTCCGCATCCCGCTGCTGGGGGCGCGCATCGAGAAGGAAGCGGCCCCCGCGATCCTCGAGGCGCTGGACGCCCAGGCCCGCGTCGGCCGCGCCTGGCTCACCCGCTGA
- a CDS encoding PHP domain-containing protein — MRIDLHTHTLVSDGTDTPTQLVRKAAQEGLDVIGLTDHDTFDGLREARLAGEEAGVQVLAGMEFSTERRGASVHLLAYGCDPHDEDLLDELARVRVGRSDRVPTMAARLTELGMPLTVEDVLRHATGTSLGRPHIADAMVEKGYVAHRDEAFRLWLHEGSPAYVDRYSTELTRAIELVRRAKGVAVLAHPWGRGRRGDLPEAFLAELVLEHGLDGIEVDHPDHDDDTRADLRAVAERLGVIVTGSSDHHGLGKRNNPLGAGLTHPDAHAEIVRRIQARGGRP, encoded by the coding sequence ATGCGGATCGACCTGCACACGCACACCCTCGTCTCGGACGGGACGGACACCCCGACCCAGCTCGTCCGCAAGGCGGCGCAGGAGGGTCTGGACGTGATCGGCCTGACCGACCACGACACGTTCGACGGCCTGCGCGAGGCGAGGCTGGCGGGCGAGGAGGCCGGCGTGCAGGTCCTGGCCGGCATGGAGTTCTCGACCGAACGGCGCGGGGCCTCGGTGCACCTGCTGGCCTACGGCTGCGACCCGCACGACGAGGACCTCCTCGACGAGTTGGCCCGCGTGCGCGTCGGCCGGTCCGACCGCGTGCCGACGATGGCCGCGCGGCTGACCGAGCTGGGCATGCCGCTGACGGTCGAGGACGTGCTCAGGCACGCGACCGGGACCTCGCTGGGCCGCCCCCACATCGCCGACGCGATGGTCGAGAAGGGCTACGTGGCGCACCGGGACGAGGCGTTCAGGCTGTGGCTGCACGAGGGCAGCCCCGCCTACGTCGACCGGTACTCCACGGAGCTGACCCGCGCGATCGAGCTGGTGCGCCGCGCGAAGGGCGTGGCCGTGCTGGCCCACCCGTGGGGCCGGGGCCGCCGGGGCGACCTGCCCGAGGCGTTCCTCGCCGAACTGGTCCTCGAGCACGGCCTGGACGGCATCGAGGTCGACCACCCCGACCACGACGACGACACCCGGGCCGACCTTCGGGCGGTCGCCGAGCGGCTCGGCGTCATCGTCACCGGGTCGAGCGACCACCACGGCCTGGGCAAGCGCAACAACCCGCTGGGGGCCGGCCTGACCCACCCGGACGCCCACGCCGAGATCGTGCGCAGGATCCAGGCCCGCGGTGGCCGCCCCTGA
- the pruA gene encoding L-glutamate gamma-semialdehyde dehydrogenase translates to MDAVTRVPVPVNEPVLGYAPGSPERAELEVRLAELAGGGPIALDAWIGGERRPGSGGDTFEVTMPSDHAHVLGVVVQADGTDAEAAIEAALAAAPAWAALPFDQKAAIFLRAADLIAGPYRATMNAATMLGQGKTVQQAEIDAACELVDFLRYNVAYAQQIMADQPDNSPGVWNRMEYRPLEGFVYAITPFNFTAIAGNLPTSAAIMGNPVVWKPALTQTFAAHFLVEVLEKAGLPAGVINMLPGHGKEISDVVLRHPALAGIHFTGSTAVFQGLWGQVGANIAGYRSYPRLVGETGGKDFVLAHPTADRTALVTALVRGAFEYSGQKCSAASRAYIAASVWEDIRDDLVAQTEALAVGDVRDLANFTSAVIDERAFTKLAKVIDTCKADATMEVIAGGTYDRSKGWFVRPTIVTSTDPKADIFVTEYFGPILGVYVYPDDEFEQVIELVDQASPYALTGAVFATDRAAVDAALEGLRFTAGNFYINDKPTGAVVGQQPFGGARASGTNDKAGSMWNLIRWASPRAIKETLVPPTSTGYPHMR, encoded by the coding sequence ATGGACGCCGTGACCCGAGTTCCCGTGCCCGTCAACGAGCCCGTGCTGGGCTACGCCCCCGGATCGCCCGAGCGCGCCGAGCTCGAGGTGCGTCTGGCCGAGCTGGCCGGCGGCGGGCCCATCGCCCTCGACGCCTGGATCGGCGGCGAGCGCCGCCCCGGCTCCGGCGGCGACACCTTCGAGGTGACCATGCCGTCGGACCACGCGCACGTGCTGGGCGTGGTCGTGCAGGCCGACGGCACCGACGCCGAGGCGGCCATCGAGGCCGCGCTGGCGGCCGCGCCCGCGTGGGCGGCCCTGCCGTTCGACCAGAAGGCCGCGATCTTCCTGCGCGCCGCCGACCTGATCGCCGGGCCGTACCGCGCCACGATGAACGCCGCCACGATGCTGGGCCAGGGCAAGACGGTGCAGCAGGCCGAGATCGACGCGGCGTGCGAGCTGGTCGACTTCCTGCGCTACAACGTGGCCTACGCGCAGCAGATCATGGCGGACCAGCCGGACAACTCCCCGGGGGTGTGGAACCGGATGGAGTACCGCCCCCTGGAGGGCTTCGTGTACGCCATCACCCCGTTCAACTTCACCGCCATCGCCGGCAACCTGCCGACCTCGGCGGCCATCATGGGCAACCCGGTGGTCTGGAAGCCCGCGCTCACCCAGACCTTCGCCGCGCACTTCCTGGTGGAGGTGCTGGAGAAGGCCGGCCTTCCCGCCGGCGTGATCAACATGCTGCCGGGCCACGGCAAGGAGATCTCCGACGTCGTCCTGAGGCACCCGGCGCTGGCCGGCATCCACTTCACCGGCTCGACCGCGGTGTTCCAGGGCCTGTGGGGCCAGGTCGGCGCCAACATCGCCGGCTACCGCTCCTACCCGCGCCTGGTCGGCGAGACCGGCGGCAAGGACTTCGTGCTCGCGCACCCGACAGCCGACCGCACAGCCCTGGTCACCGCGCTGGTGCGAGGCGCCTTCGAGTACTCCGGCCAGAAGTGCTCGGCCGCCTCGCGGGCCTACATCGCGGCCTCGGTGTGGGAGGACATCCGCGACGACCTGGTCGCCCAGACCGAGGCCCTGGCGGTCGGCGACGTCCGCGACCTGGCGAACTTCACCTCGGCCGTCATCGACGAGCGCGCCTTCACCAAGCTCGCGAAGGTCATCGACACCTGCAAGGCCGACGCGACCATGGAGGTCATCGCCGGCGGGACGTACGACCGCTCCAAGGGATGGTTCGTGCGGCCGACGATCGTCACCTCCACCGACCCGAAGGCCGACATCTTCGTCACCGAGTACTTCGGCCCGATCCTCGGCGTGTACGTCTACCCCGACGACGAGTTCGAGCAGGTCATCGAGCTGGTCGACCAGGCCTCGCCCTACGCGCTGACCGGGGCCGTCTTCGCCACCGACCGCGCCGCGGTGGACGCCGCGCTCGAGGGGTTGCGCTTCACCGCCGGCAACTTCTACATCAACGACAAGCCGACCGGCGCGGTCGTCGGCCAACAGCCGTTCGGCGGCGCGCGCGCCTCGGGCACCAACGACAAGGCCGGGTCGATGTGGAACCTGATCCGCTGGGCGAGCCCCCGGGCGATCAAGGAGACGCTGGTCCCGCCCACGTCCACGGGCTACCCGCACATGCGGTGA
- a CDS encoding Ku protein, with protein sequence MPRSLWKGAVSFGLVTIPVKLYSATEEKDVTFRQVHPKDGGRIKYKRVCEVCGEEVPYAEIAKGYESADGRMVILEASDFDDLPLPTAKQVEIVQFVELDEIEPTAFNKSYFLEAEGPGAKPYVLLREALRKAKKVAVVKVALRSRESLALIRATDELLVLHTLLWPDELRDGSFAAPSDEIKASKGEVDMARMFIDQLTAPYDPEQFTDSYREALEAVVAAKLGDAPAPEATEEPAAGGGDVVDLVAALKASVEAAKKRREAAAKAG encoded by the coding sequence ATGCCTCGTAGCTTGTGGAAGGGTGCCGTCAGCTTCGGCCTCGTCACGATCCCGGTGAAGCTCTACAGCGCCACCGAGGAGAAGGACGTCACGTTCCGGCAGGTGCACCCCAAGGACGGCGGACGCATCAAGTACAAGCGCGTCTGCGAGGTGTGCGGCGAGGAGGTCCCCTACGCGGAGATCGCGAAGGGGTACGAGTCGGCCGACGGGCGGATGGTGATCCTCGAGGCGTCCGACTTCGACGACCTGCCGCTGCCCACCGCCAAGCAGGTGGAGATCGTCCAGTTCGTCGAGCTCGACGAGATCGAGCCGACGGCGTTCAACAAGTCCTACTTCCTGGAGGCCGAGGGCCCCGGGGCCAAGCCCTACGTGCTGCTGCGCGAGGCGCTGCGCAAGGCGAAGAAGGTGGCCGTGGTCAAGGTCGCGCTGCGCTCGCGGGAGTCGCTGGCGCTGATCCGCGCGACCGACGAGCTGCTGGTCCTGCACACGCTGCTGTGGCCCGACGAGCTGCGCGACGGCTCGTTCGCGGCGCCGTCGGACGAGATCAAGGCGTCCAAGGGCGAGGTCGACATGGCCAGGATGTTCATCGACCAGCTGACCGCGCCGTACGACCCCGAGCAGTTCACCGACTCCTACCGCGAGGCGCTGGAGGCCGTGGTGGCGGCGAAGCTGGGCGACGCCCCGGCCCCCGAGGCGACGGAGGAGCCGGCGGCCGGGGGCGGCGACGTGGTCGACCTCGTGGCGGCCCTCAAGGCGTCGGTGGAGGCCGCGAAGAAGCGCCGGGAGGCCGCCGCCAAGGCGGGATGA
- a CDS encoding DUF6912 family protein — protein sequence MLVFVPLAPADLADWASTGVRDVTGFAATPLFLEAFGLGGPEGEDTDLTLLEVAGVAGMLAHGVRLVAVCGTDAAGAEPAEFGAVVAERVAWSAVESLFADDEAGAAKATAARAAVGDTDLDAAWEADEVSDLLRTTELLWHGSSEWERLSH from the coding sequence ATGCTCGTCTTCGTGCCTCTGGCCCCCGCCGACCTGGCGGACTGGGCCTCCACCGGCGTTCGTGACGTGACCGGCTTCGCCGCGACGCCCCTGTTCCTCGAGGCGTTCGGCCTGGGTGGGCCCGAGGGCGAGGACACCGACCTGACCCTGCTCGAGGTCGCCGGGGTGGCGGGGATGCTGGCCCACGGCGTCCGGCTCGTGGCCGTGTGCGGAACCGACGCGGCCGGCGCGGAACCCGCCGAGTTCGGCGCGGTGGTGGCCGAGCGCGTCGCCTGGTCGGCCGTGGAGAGCCTCTTCGCCGACGACGAGGCGGGCGCCGCCAAGGCCACGGCCGCGCGGGCCGCCGTGGGGGATACCGACCTCGACGCGGCGTGGGAGGCGGACGAGGTCAGCGACCTGCTGCGCACCACCGAGCTGCTGTGGCACGGTTCCTCCGAGTGGGAGCGCCTGTCACACTAG
- a CDS encoding Rv3235 family protein, protein MSLPATPLAPPSAPSTRPPLLRLVPPPPEDAPTQEPLPGEHDAAPTTTTEGVAADAERAAVTIARALAEVLAGNRNPAQVRPALVPRVAHLLDHLVRSGAAEGMRLAGLRLQSPRDGVVEATGRLASPRRCAAFALRLERRPRRWAVTVLEAALAPDGRVAARS, encoded by the coding sequence ATGAGCCTGCCTGCCACCCCCCTGGCGCCGCCGTCGGCCCCCTCGACCCGGCCGCCCCTGCTGCGCCTGGTGCCACCGCCACCCGAGGACGCCCCGACCCAGGAACCCCTTCCGGGCGAGCACGACGCGGCGCCCACCACGACCACCGAGGGGGTGGCCGCCGACGCCGAACGTGCCGCGGTCACGATCGCACGGGCGCTCGCCGAGGTACTGGCCGGAAATCGGAACCCGGCCCAGGTGCGGCCGGCGCTGGTGCCGCGCGTGGCCCACCTGCTCGACCACCTGGTGCGCAGCGGTGCCGCCGAGGGCATGCGGCTGGCAGGCCTGCGGCTGCAGAGCCCCCGCGACGGGGTCGTCGAGGCGACGGGCAGGCTGGCGTCCCCGCGGCGGTGCGCCGCGTTCGCCCTGCGCCTGGAGCGCCGGCCACGGCGCTGGGCCGTCACCGTCCTGGAGGCCGCCCTCGCCCCCGACGGGCGGGTGGCCGCCCGCTCGTGA